Part of the Sporosarcina sp. FSL K6-2383 genome is shown below.
TTTCATTTTCTTCAAGTTCCTTTTCAATAGCAATAATTAAACCAAAGTCATTAGAAACTAATTCAACATTTTTTTTAGTCTCATTTCTAAGTCTTTTTACAACTGCCTTTGGATATTTTAGCACTCTTAATTTATAGATGGATTCTTCTAAAATTGTTTTTAAACGTTCCTGGTATTGATAATAAGTTTCAATTTCTAACCACCTTTCTTCAACCAATTGCTTAGTTACAACTTCAAAAACTTTTTTGTAATCTGGGTTAGTATCAAATCCTAAATATCTACGATTCATTTTTTCAGCGGTAGCAAGGAAAACTCCTGTGCCAGCAAATGGATCAAATACAACATCATTTTCATCAGTTGAAAGTAAAATTAACCTTGCCATCATTTCTGGCGGGAACGGACAAGCATGTCTAAACTCTTCTTCACCAAAATCTTTTTTACTTCCCCAACTACCTTGGGTTGGAATATAAAACTCCCAAATATTATCAGGCACTTTTCCTTGTGGACCATATCTTTCAGGATAATCTATCCACCATTCTTTTAATTGTTCAGCGGATTTAATTCTATCAATATAATATTTATAATCTGTAGAATTTTCTTTAGTAAACATTAAGACATACTCAAACACATTACGCATTTGACCTTTTCTAGACCAAGGCAACGTTTTTCCTTTATCCCAAATAATAGTATCTTGATGTATCCACCCAATACTTTCAAGCTCTCTTGCCATATCATCTGGCAATCTTACCATTTTCCCGTCACGTTTCATTGTGTCTACAATAACAAACATCGTAGCACTATCCTTAGAAATATGATGTACTCCTTCAAAAATCTTTCTTATATCCGCTAAATAAGCTTCATATTCTTGACCAAAGCCTGTTTGTTCTTTTACATCTCCATATTCTTTCATATCCCAATATGGCGGGGAAGTAACGATTAAATCAACAAATGGCTCATGATTAGAGAAGTATTCTTTTATAAATAATGAACTTTCGTTTATATATTCATTTAATTTTCCCATATCTAATCCGTTAATATAATTTTGCATTTTTAAGAAAACCTCCAAATGTGTGATTACCACACATTTTAACATTATTTTTGTACTACAATCAAGTAAATATAACTTTTAAAGTAAGGTGTTTTAAATATGACGAATATAAATAACCGTAATTTAATAGGTGGAAATCTAAAAAGAATTAGAAAAGAAAAGCATATCACACAAGACGAGCTCTCTGCACGATTACTTACTTCCGGGACTAATTTAGATAGACCTATGATATCAAAAATAGAAAATCTAACAAGAGAAGTAACCGATATTGAATTAGTAGCAATTGCAGAAATACTATCAATTTCAGTTCACGAGCTACTAAAAAAAGGGAATGACTAATTATGAAAATAGGTGCAGTGTATTCATTTAATAACGGAAAAGATATTATCGAAAACAACTACTCAAAGGAGCTTAAAGAAATCTATTGGGCTATCCAACAAATCGATGCTTCTAAGTACAAGACAAAAATAAGTAAAGAAAAAACAAGTATCGGAAAAATATTATATAGCCCTACAGATTTAAATAAAGCATTAAAAAAGGTTTTAAACCCACTTGGATGGGATAAATTAAAACACAATGCAATCTATGATCCTCCCCATCCAAAAATGTCAGTAACAAGGGCATTTCGAGAAATTGATTTCGTAAAAAATAAAGTAGGTGTCGAAGTTCAATTCGGAAAGTACGCTTTTATGGCTTATGACATTTGTAGTAAGATGCCGATTTTTCATCAACAAGGATATATTAATGTAGGAATTGAAATTGTTCCAATGAAAACTTTTGCAGATGAAATGTCTACAGGTGTTTCTTATTTTGAACAAATTGTTTGGGACTTAGAAAACCGAGGAGTTTCTAATTTAGATATTCCAGTATTAGTAATTGGTATAGATATGGATTAACCCTGATTCATTATCTGATTTTCAATAATTTTTATAGGAAGTAGGATTATAATGGCAACGATACACGATTATAAAATTTCTAGAGTAGCCAGTGAACGAATATTCGATTTAATATTCAAAGATTTACTCGATACTTCAACTATTAGTGAAGCTGATAAAGCTCGCTTAGGCTTTTATCATATCATAGTTGAGAATACTCTTGGTTTTAAAGCTCATATCTATAATTATGATGATGTTGAATTAAATGACGGTGTAATGACTAAAATTATTGACACAAACTACCTCGAGAAATTATATAATCCAGGTTATAAAATTGATGACTATGGTGTAGATGTTGTAAGTATTGAAGAACTATCTAGCTCTGAGGTTAATATTGATTTATTCAACTTTAAATACAGAGAATCTTTCAAACAAAATCATATATCAGACAAAGATATTTCTAGGAGTTCAAAGTTTCTTACTATGTTACTTGGAGATGATGATTCCTTAGATGAATCCGAGAATATTTTAGTACATAAGATAATTAACTTATTAAAAAGTTATACAAAAAGTGACAGCAAATATAACTGTAATATTACTCTCCATATGGTTTCAAATGAAGCTTTTGGTTTACATGAAAATAGTTATGGATATATTGATCAACTTAAAAAATCATATGGTGTTGAAATTAACAGTATTACTTTAGATAATATTGCTAAATTCTATACTGAGAAAAAACAAACAAAATCAGCATCTTTTATTGTTGCTCAAGAAGATTTGATTTCATTCACTTTAGACCGGCAAACTTCTAACCAATCATTTATAGTTAAACTCCCTCTAAATGAGTTAATCCGAATAACTTGTGATCATCTAAGATTACCACTTAATAAAAATCCGAATCTGGATGAGTGGAAAAGTGTTTTGAGTGTAGAACTCGATAGGTCTTTACTTTACGATAATGTTCGTGGCTATTTAGGTGATACTGATTATAACAAAAATATCTTAAAAACTTTAAAAACTGCTCCAGAAAACTTCTTTTTATTCAATAATGGAATTACTTTAATTTCAGATAAAATAGAATCCAATAAGCTTTTCAACAAATTTGAAATAGCTCTTCAAGATTATCAAATAGTCAATGGTGGACAAACAATTTCCACAATTTTCGCATTTTTAAAACAGCTATCTAAAGATAATGATTTTACTGATGAAGAAATTCACGAAGTGCTATCTCCATTATTTAACTCTCAAATATTAATAAGACTTTTCAAAGTACCTCAAGGCAGCAATTTAAAAAATTTAATAGCTGAGTACACAAATAGTCAAAATGCTATTTCAGCTTTAAATTTAAAATCTATTAGTACAATACAAATTAAAATTGAAGGTCATTTTAAACTTAATAATATTGTATATGCAAGAAAAGCAGGTGAAATTGGTAGCGATATTAAAAATCCTTTATTTAGAATCGCGATGGATGAATTAGCACAAGTAATTTATTCCGCAAAAGGTAACCCTGAAAAAGTAAGTAGTCAAAAGAAAAAACTTTTTACAGATTATTATGATGATATTTTCCCTGAAGAAACTTTTGATTTAGATTATGCATATAAATTAGCTATGTCTTTTGAAAATATCAAACAAAAATATATTCAGTTACCTCAATATAAAAGAACCGATCAAAAAGTATTTTATATTATATACTTAATATCTCAATATGATTTAGATGTAATTAATGCTATAAATAAACTAGAAGAAGCTATACAAACTTACAATGTAAGTATACCAGACAATCGAAAATTGATTCAGGTAAATTTCAGAAAACATTTAGATTCGTTAGTGTCTAGTCCTGTAGTTTAATATTAAATCCCCCAATAAAAGATGTAAATTAAAATGTTTACATCTTTTATTGTTACATTTATCTTATACAATAGGAATCACTTAAACTTTAGAAGTTACTTGAAAATCTTTAAAATATGTATTCCACTAATTACGATAAGATGAAATTTCAAATAAAATTGAATAAAAATATGCGAAAGTGACACGCGTGCCATGTTTCAGATGGCTATATTCATATTCGTTAATCATTCGAATCACTGAACGTATCCCATTCATAAAAGACCTAGTAAAATGCTTCGAGACAGACTTACGACTCAAGGTAGATTGCGGTTTTCTAGTTTTGGCTGGGATTCCATCGGAAGCTTCTTATTCATGCATGATTACATTGATTAGTGAATCAAGTGCGTTAGAAGTTGTTCAAGAGCGTCTTCTTTAATAAGAGGAAGCCAGTCACTGAAACCCGTGAGTGTGGGAACACATGAATACGCCCCCTATTCATAAATAGACACGGCGTAAACTCACAATATATCAGTACCCTGGAAAAAGAACCACTGCATCTGACATTGTACACCACTTACCCGATATCATAAATCAGCCCAAAAGAAAAAATACTCAATTGGGTTTTAACTATCCAAAATCCTATGATTTTTTCCATAAAAGAGCAGATAAAACATGATATACTAAGAACATCAGTTGCATAAAGCGTGTGGGCGGTGAGCACTCCCTTGAGAAAGGGGGTGTTTATATATGATGGTAACTTACGAGGCAATGAATATGCTATTTCAAGCTTTTATAGCATTTGCCGCAGGACGCGGCGAACTTTGGCTGCCTTCCCCTTATGGCAACGGCTATTATTGCATTGATTGTCTTTCTTACCAACAAAAAGAAGTAACCGCCCATTACCTTGACCGTGAAGTGCACCCCAAAAGTTAGAGTCAAATTCTAACTTTCGGGGTGTTTTGTTATGGTTAAATATGCAGATGACTTTAAGGTGATGGTGGTGCAAGAATACCTTAGGGGAACGATAGGATATAAAAGTTTGGCAGAAAAACATGGCATAAAATCAAAGAAACAAGTCATTGATTGGGTAAATGTATACAAGAAGTTCGGTGTGGAGGGATTATTTCGAAAGAAGAGACACGAGGTTTATTCTGTTCAATTCAAGCTAGATGCATTAAGCTTTATGAAAAGGACAGGCGCTTCGCAGGCAAAAACGGCACTTCACTTCGGATTGACGAACCCTTCGATGATCGGTGATTGGAATAAAAGATTCCTCGAAGGCGGTGCTGAAGCCCTGGACAATCCGAAAGGACGGCCAGTTATGTCTGATAAAGCGAAGAATATCAAGAGGGACCAGAAGCCAACACAACAGGATGAAATGACACGTGAACAGAAATTAGAACGGGAAAATGAACTCCTCCGTTTGGAGGTGGAATACCTAAAAAAGTTACGAGCTTTTCAGATGGATTCGGACGGTTATCTCGAAAAGCACAAGCAGCGCTATCACTCGAACTCAAAGAAGAATTCCAACTAAAGGATGTACTTCGGATTGTCGACATTCCTGAGTCTTCTTATCACTATCATGTAGCACAAATGAACCGGGAAAATCCGCACCAAGAGCTAGAGGAAAAGATCCAATCTATTTTTGATGAACACAACGGAAATTATGGTTATCGTAGGATTCAACTAGAATTGAAGAACCGTGGCATCATAGTGAATCATAAAAAAGTGCAACGCATTATGCGAAAATTAGGATTGAAAGGCAATAAGTTCATCCGGAAATCACGTCGTTACAGTTCGTATAAGGGTACCATCGGTACAGTGGCGAAAAACCGTATTCACCGCCGGTTCAATACTACAATCCCGTATCAGAAACTGACCACGGATATTACAGAATTCAAGTGTTCCGATGACCTAAAACTCTATCTTAGTCCAATTATGGATATGTATAATGGAGAGATTCTTTCGTACGGTATCAGTGTGCGTCCAACGCTTGACTTTGTGATGAACCCTTTAGAGGAAGCCCTTCGCATCGTAAAGAACGCAAAGTATCGAACTACCATCCACTCAGATCAAGGTTGGCATTATCAGCACGGAAAATGGGTTGTAACCTTAAAAGAACACAAAGTGTTCCAGAGCATGTCCCGAAAGGGGAACTGTCTGGATAACTCTCCCATGGAGAACTTCTTCGGTTTACTGAAGCAAGAGATGTATTACGGCGAACCACTGCGCACGTACGAGGAACTAAAACGGGCAATTGAGACTTATATCCAGTATTACAACAACAAACGGATTAAACAGAAACTGGCTGGCATGAGTCCGGTTCAATACCGTCTTCACACCAGCCAACTAGTTGCGTAATATAAAACTCTAACTTTTAGGGGTCACATCACGCCGAGGTTTTCAATGGGGGTTACTCTTTTTGAGTAAACATCTTCACTTGTAATAACTTTGGTTAACCGCCCTTAAAGCGGAATGTAACTGAGATCAGCTGGACGTTTCCTAGACGTTCAGCTTTTCTTATTGTATGTTGATTTTACTACATTCATACAGGATGAACAGATGGAACTAAGAATTCCAGGCTCGACATCAAATTGTATTTGTTTCAGAACCTGGTATCTTACTCAACACGAACATATTTGCACCATATTACTATGGAAGCGGCGGGAGTCGAACCCGCGTCCAAAGGCCCTAACACTTAAGCGTCTACGCGTGTAGATTGACTACTAGGTTTCGCGCATCAGTATGCCGGCAATCAGGGCGTCCTGTGTGCTATTCTGCGAATCTCTTCCAACTGCCTCAGAAGGCAACAGTTGTCGTATCCCACTTAGAGTGAGCCCTGCAATGCTACATGGGCGATAGAACTACAAGGCAGATTCAACAGCTTACGCTGCGAATGCTAGGTTGTTGTTTGTTTTGCCTGTTATTATAAGGTGTCGTTTCTGACGGAGCCGAACCCTCCGACGCGCAACTCAAGCTCAGACTACCCCTGTCGAATCCGTAACGCCCCCGTTATGAGGAGGTCAGGATGACCTTAATAGCGATGCTAAAAAAGGCTTCTGAACTAACTTACTGTACTCAGTATAGCGCATTTTCAGCTAAAAATCAATCCCGTTGTCTATCCTTCAAGACCCGAGCCATTTCACGCTTAGCATCTTTCTTCTTGAGGTCCTCACGTTTATCGTAATCTTTCTTACCCTTACCAACACCAATCAATACTTTTGCGAAGCCGTCTTTTAAATACATCTTCAACGGCACAATCGCAACGCCTTGCTGTTTTGTTTCGACAAATAATTTGGCAATTTGTTTTTTATGCAGCAATAGTTTTCTTGAACGTGTTGGATCATGGTTGAATTGGTTGCCGTGATCGTATGGACTAATATGCATATTGGAAATCCACGCTTCATTATCACGGATACGCACAAAGGCATCTCGTAACTGCACTTTACCGTTACGGATTGACTTAATTTCCGTTCCTTGTAGCACAATACCCGCTTCAATCGTTTCCTCAATCGCAAAATCATGATTCGCTTTCTTATTAACCGCAACAACTTTCCCTTGGCCTTTCGCCATCTCTTTCACCCCTTAATCAAATGCCATCCTGTATAGGGTTGAAGTAATAATTCCTATGTACGAACCAGCGAAGGCGCCTAACTGGGGTAGCCCAAGCGCCAAGCGTTGTTAGTAGGATTCTTTACTTCAACCTGTATAGGTTCATTTTCTCTTCTTAGGTTTAGCCTTACCTTTTTTCGCAACACTCTCATAAAACTTCTTCTTTTTATTATACGTGCCTGTCTTCTTTTTGTCTTTCGACTTATCGTCAGACTTACCGCCACCACGGCCCTTTTTCTCTGCGTGGATCACTTTCGGTGTTTCTCTACGTGCACGATGGAAGGATTGTTTCATGCCGACAATTTCAAAGTCGATCGCGGATTCTTCCGGCTTCACGGCAGCAACTTTCACTGTTACTTCATCACCTAAACGGAATTGCTTGCCCGTATGCTCGCCAATCATCATCATTTGTCTGTCGTCAAAACGATAATAATCATCCGTCATATAACTAACATGGACAAGTCCTTCGATTGTGTTCTCCAATTCAACAAACAATCCGAAGTTCGTAACCGATGAAATAACACCTTCGAATTCCTCGCCGATTTTATCCAACATGAATTGCGCTTTTTTCAACGATTCCGTCTCACGTTCTGCTTCAACTGCACGACGCTCGCGCTCAGACGTATGATCCGCGATTTCAGGCAATCTGCCGCCCCACTCCGCAACCGTTTGTGGCGAAACATCTTTTTCAATTAAATACTTGCGTATCAATCGATGAACAATTAAGTCAGGATAACGACGAATTGGTGCTGTGAAATGTGTATAGAACTCCGTCGACAATCCGAAGTGACCTAGACTTTCATCTAAATACTTAGCCTGTTGCATGGAACGTAATAGCATCGTCGAAATGACCGTTTCCTCCGGCAAGCCCGCAATTGATTCAACAATTTCCTGCAAGGCACGTGGGTGTACTTTATTGCCTGTCCCCTTGACGACCACACCAAAATTCGTTAAGAATTCGAAGAAGCGTTGCAGTTTCTCAGCTTTCGGATCTTCGTGAATACGGTATAGGAATGGCACTTGCTGCCAATGGAAATGCTCCGCAACTGTTTCATTCGCCGCAAGCATGAACTCCTCAATGAGGCGCTCTGACACGGTACGTTCCATAATGACAACGTCAGTCGGCCATCCTTTGTCGTCCACCAAAATTTTTGATTCCTTGAAATCAAAATCGATAGCACCGCGGTCTACTCTCTTCTGCTTCAAAATAGCTGCTAGCTCCGCCATATGGTTGATCATTGGCACGACATTGGCGTACTTTGCACTCAGTTCTTCATCTTTTTCATCAATAATTTTATAAACTTCTGTATACGTCATGCGTTCTTTCGAGCGAATGACACTTTCGAAAATTTCATGATTCGTCACTTTACCATTGCGGTCAATTGTCATCACACAAGACAAGGTTAAACGATCCACACCTGGATTCAACGAACAGATCCCATTTGATAGTTTATGTGGCAGCATCGGAATGACACGATCTGTCAAATAGACACTCGTCCCACGATCGAAAGCATTGTCATCCATCGGAGAGTTTTCCGTGACATAATAACTGACATCTGAAATATGAACGGACAATACATACGACCCATCATCATTTTTGACAACAGAAATGGCATCATCCAAGTCCTTGGCATCCGCACCGTCAATCGTAATCGTCAATTCTTCTCTCAGGTCATGTCGGCCGATTAAATC
Proteins encoded:
- a CDS encoding site-specific DNA-methyltransferase, which produces MQNYINGLDMGKLNEYINESSLFIKEYFSNHEPFVDLIVTSPPYWDMKEYGDVKEQTGFGQEYEAYLADIRKIFEGVHHISKDSATMFVIVDTMKRDGKMVRLPDDMARELESIGWIHQDTIIWDKGKTLPWSRKGQMRNVFEYVLMFTKENSTDYKYYIDRIKSAEQLKEWWIDYPERYGPQGKVPDNIWEFYIPTQGSWGSKKDFGEEEFRHACPFPPEMMARLILLSTDENDVVFDPFAGTGVFLATAEKMNRRYLGFDTNPDYKKVFEVVTKQLVEERWLEIETYYQYQERLKTILEESIYKLRVLKYPKAVVKRLRNETKKNVELVSNDFGLIIAIEKELEENEIILKNKTIGKVDYYFVWNNLATLDRARTQINNIVSKAPFTKYGLITNINVVTIDELIELKDNLPTNLSLYSNGDTSDEHSKVELDKILLQLQSDGLKSAFDKDVPPVISNISIQYSDYEMLPAEKYEKKGYSKENKQLKLILK
- a CDS encoding helix-turn-helix transcriptional regulator; translation: MTNINNRNLIGGNLKRIRKEKHITQDELSARLLTSGTNLDRPMISKIENLTREVTDIELVAIAEILSISVHELLKKGND
- a CDS encoding BglII/BstYI family type II restriction endonuclease, which codes for MKIGAVYSFNNGKDIIENNYSKELKEIYWAIQQIDASKYKTKISKEKTSIGKILYSPTDLNKALKKVLNPLGWDKLKHNAIYDPPHPKMSVTRAFREIDFVKNKVGVEVQFGKYAFMAYDICSKMPIFHQQGYINVGIEIVPMKTFADEMSTGVSYFEQIVWDLENRGVSNLDIPVLVIGIDMD
- a CDS encoding AIPR family protein; this encodes MATIHDYKISRVASERIFDLIFKDLLDTSTISEADKARLGFYHIIVENTLGFKAHIYNYDDVELNDGVMTKIIDTNYLEKLYNPGYKIDDYGVDVVSIEELSSSEVNIDLFNFKYRESFKQNHISDKDISRSSKFLTMLLGDDDSLDESENILVHKIINLLKSYTKSDSKYNCNITLHMVSNEAFGLHENSYGYIDQLKKSYGVEINSITLDNIAKFYTEKKQTKSASFIVAQEDLISFTLDRQTSNQSFIVKLPLNELIRITCDHLRLPLNKNPNLDEWKSVLSVELDRSLLYDNVRGYLGDTDYNKNILKTLKTAPENFFLFNNGITLISDKIESNKLFNKFEIALQDYQIVNGGQTISTIFAFLKQLSKDNDFTDEEIHEVLSPLFNSQILIRLFKVPQGSNLKNLIAEYTNSQNAISALNLKSISTIQIKIEGHFKLNNIVYARKAGEIGSDIKNPLFRIAMDELAQVIYSAKGNPEKVSSQKKKLFTDYYDDIFPEETFDLDYAYKLAMSFENIKQKYIQLPQYKRTDQKVFYIIYLISQYDLDVINAINKLEEAIQTYNVSIPDNRKLIQVNFRKHLDSLVSSPVV
- a CDS encoding helix-turn-helix domain-containing protein, which produces MVKYADDFKVMVVQEYLRGTIGYKSLAEKHGIKSKKQVIDWVNVYKKFGVEGLFRKKRHEVYSVQFKLDALSFMKRTGASQAKTALHFGLTNPSMIGDWNKRFLEGGAEALDNPKGRPVMSDKAKNIKRDQKPTQQDEMTREQKLERENELLRLEVEYLKKLRAFQMDSDGYLEKHKQRYHSNSKKNSN
- a CDS encoding IS3 family transposase, whose product is MPKKVTSFSDGFGRLSRKAQAALSLELKEEFQLKDVLRIVDIPESSYHYHVAQMNRENPHQELEEKIQSIFDEHNGNYGYRRIQLELKNRGIIVNHKKVQRIMRKLGLKGNKFIRKSRRYSSYKGTIGTVAKNRIHRRFNTTIPYQKLTTDITEFKCSDDLKLYLSPIMDMYNGEILSYGISVRPTLDFVMNPLEEALRIVKNAKYRTTIHSDQGWHYQHGKWVVTLKEHKVFQSMSRKGNCLDNSPMENFFGLLKQEMYYGEPLRTYEELKRAIETYIQYYNNKRIKQKLAGMSPVQYRLHTSQLVA
- the smpB gene encoding SsrA-binding protein SmpB, which encodes MAKGQGKVVAVNKKANHDFAIEETIEAGIVLQGTEIKSIRNGKVQLRDAFVRIRDNEAWISNMHISPYDHGNQFNHDPTRSRKLLLHKKQIAKLFVETKQQGVAIVPLKMYLKDGFAKVLIGVGKGKKDYDKREDLKKKDAKREMARVLKDRQRD
- the rnr gene encoding ribonuclease R; protein product: MDNFDQDMQQKLLSLMKDESYKPLTVQEIQELMGFEQAAEFKELVKMLVHLEQKGQIIRSRTNRYGVPERMNLVRGKFIGHAKGFGFVAPETEGMDDIFIPPHEVNGAMNGDIVLVRVTNGTSGDRREGTISRVVERKTTSVVGTYQHNKGFGFVIPDNKKLPMDIFIAKGDALDAVDGHKVVVEITDWPSELKSMTGMVTQILGHKNDPGVDIISIIHKHGIEVEFPEEVLQQTNNIPDEVQEKDLIGRHDLREELTITIDGADAKDLDDAISVVKNDDGSYVLSVHISDVSYYVTENSPMDDNAFDRGTSVYLTDRVIPMLPHKLSNGICSLNPGVDRLTLSCVMTIDRNGKVTNHEIFESVIRSKERMTYTEVYKIIDEKDEELSAKYANVVPMINHMAELAAILKQKRVDRGAIDFDFKESKILVDDKGWPTDVVIMERTVSERLIEEFMLAANETVAEHFHWQQVPFLYRIHEDPKAEKLQRFFEFLTNFGVVVKGTGNKVHPRALQEIVESIAGLPEETVISTMLLRSMQQAKYLDESLGHFGLSTEFYTHFTAPIRRYPDLIVHRLIRKYLIEKDVSPQTVAEWGGRLPEIADHTSERERRAVEAERETESLKKAQFMLDKIGEEFEGVISSVTNFGLFVELENTIEGLVHVSYMTDDYYRFDDRQMMMIGEHTGKQFRLGDEVTVKVAAVKPEESAIDFEIVGMKQSFHRARRETPKVIHAEKKGRGGGKSDDKSKDKKKTGTYNKKKKFYESVAKKGKAKPKKRK